The genomic segment TGCTGGCATCCCCCAGCTTAAGCTCTATCGCTTTTGTAGCTTCTTCTTGATAAACAGCTGCTGCCGCAGCGGTAGAGGCTGTTAGAGGCCCTGTGAGCAGCAATGCGCCGGCAAGCAAAGCAGCACTGTGTTTTTTCCATGATGAAAGAAGATTTGGCATCTTTAAACTCCCTCTCTAATATGTAATGTAACCTAACATTAATAAGAGAGTATAGTAGGGAGCATAGAGAGCGCAAGGCTTGAAAATCATCCAAGTAAGCGATTGAATAAGTGTATTTCTAGCTATATCGACGATTTAATCTCGTTATCTCATTATGTTAATAATAATGACATAAATTATAATTAACAATCTATTGGTGTCATGTTTATGTTATATTAATCAAATGTAAAATGAAAGCTAGCTAATGCCGTCCTCAAGCAGCGGCTCTGTCGGTGTGCCCGATCCATTTGGTGTACTCGGTGCGTTTGGAGCCGGATCGAGTTGTGGTGCTGGTGCTTGATCGGTGCCCCCTGCTTTCCCTGTGCCAATATGAATGACAGTAGGCTGGGCACGGTAAGTGTCGCGCGAAATGCGTTCCTTAATTGGAGGTTTGCCCTTTTCCAGCGCCACTCTGTATGTGTCGACGACATAGCCGTTTCGTCCTGGAGCAATCACCTTGCGTGTGCCAGCTGGCAGCGCAGGGTCTTGTAGCTGCTGCACCTCTGGAGACAAAGTGCCGACGGTAACCGATTCAATGCGGTATTGGACATCCTCGGACATTTTTCCGAACAGCTTGATTGTCAGCTTGCGGCCCGCAGATGTTGCGCGAATGACAATGTACTTGTCCGTTGAATTGCGAAACCGAAAGTTTATGGCGCCGTCGGCATAGGTAGCGTCTTGTCCAACGGGCAAATAAGAGACGGGCAGCGAGTGGTTGCGTCTTTCGACAATTTCAAGGCCTGCGCGCAGTGCGGCGTTGTAAAGCGTGCTGGACACTTGGCAGATGCCGCCGCCGATACCGGGAACAAGGTTGCCGTTCAAGATGACGGGAGCTTCCCGAAAGCCGTATTTTTCCTCAACCCTGCGAATGACTTTGCTGTAATCAAAAATTTCGCCAGGAGCCAGCAGCCAGTTGTCGAGAGCAGCCGCCGTTGAGGCGACATTATAGGCGCGGCCCTCGGCACTTGCAGCGAAGTCGGTCGTGAATGACATCATTTTGCGCTCAACCCCTTGCGCTTTAAGCTGCTCGATCGTGACGGAGGGAGAAAGGGTAAGGACAGGAAGTTCGGTGTTATATGCCGCTTGCTCCGCAGGGGATTTAGCAGCGGCGGCGAGCCAAAGCCAGCTTTTCACGTCAGCGGATAGTCGGCTCATTTCAATACGGTATGCTTCTGCTTCCGGCTCATAAAAAATTTCATCCTGGTCCGTAATAATACGAGCTGCATCCTTGGGCTCATTTTGCTCCAGCCAGCCCCACTGCTGGCGTATAAGCTTTTCGAACAAAGCTTGATCAAACGTCTGCGCAAGCTCAAAGTTTCGCGGAAAATGATAGCGGTATTTCACTGCTTCCCATAACGCCCCTTTGCCAAGCTGCTGCAAAGCCCCGCGCACCTCGGAGGTATCGGCCTTGTAGCCAAACGCTTCGGCCCTCCACGTGCGCCTGTCCGAGCCGGCATTGCCGGTGGCGACTGTCAGTTCACGCGCTCCAAGCGCCTGCTCATAGTCATTTAGCAGTTTAATCGCTTCTGGGATAGGCAGCCCGCCAATATCCAGCCCTCCCGCGGTTACGCCTGCCGGAACGGTGCGCTGCTCGGCATAATACGTGAGTCCGCCTGAGCTGACGGACGCTGCAAGCAGCAGGGCAAATACATAAATGCTGATGAGATGCAATTTTTTCAATGGGACAATCCCCCTTCCTCCGGGTCAAGCAAAAACGACTCTGTTATGTATATGCAAGCAGCTAGAATGAATATGAGAATTGTGAAAAATGAGGAAAGAAACCGTCGAAAAGAAAGGATTTACCACGTCATTGTCGAATTACTAATGCTGACTAAAAACAGGATGTGATAACGTGATTGAAATGCAAGACATTTGGAAGACTTACGTCGACGGTACTCATGCACTGCGAGGGGTGTCCGTACGCATAGATCGCAATGAATTTGTGTATTTGGTAGGGCCTTCCGGGGCAGGGAAATCAACCTTCATGAAGCTGATCTATCGCGAGGAAGTGCCTACGAAAGGGCAGCTTTCCGTAAATGGTTTTAATATAGGCAAGCTGAAGCCGCGGAAAATTCCATTTGTACGGCGGAACATAGGCGTTATTTTTCAAGATTTTAGATTGCTTCCGAAGCTGACCGTGTTTGAAAATGTCGCTTTTGCGATGGAGGTTATCGAAGCTCCAAAGCGGATTAT from the Paenibacillus sp. BIHB 4019 genome contains:
- a CDS encoding VanW family protein, which encodes MKKLHLISIYVFALLLAASVSSGGLTYYAEQRTVPAGVTAGGLDIGGLPIPEAIKLLNDYEQALGARELTVATGNAGSDRRTWRAEAFGYKADTSEVRGALQQLGKGALWEAVKYRYHFPRNFELAQTFDQALFEKLIRQQWGWLEQNEPKDAARIITDQDEIFYEPEAEAYRIEMSRLSADVKSWLWLAAAAKSPAEQAAYNTELPVLTLSPSVTIEQLKAQGVERKMMSFTTDFAASAEGRAYNVASTAAALDNWLLAPGEIFDYSKVIRRVEEKYGFREAPVILNGNLVPGIGGGICQVSSTLYNAALRAGLEIVERRNHSLPVSYLPVGQDATYADGAINFRFRNSTDKYIVIRATSAGRKLTIKLFGKMSEDVQYRIESVTVGTLSPEVQQLQDPALPAGTRKVIAPGRNGYVVDTYRVALEKGKPPIKERISRDTYRAQPTVIHIGTGKAGGTDQAPAPQLDPAPNAPSTPNGSGTPTEPLLEDGIS